A window from Anthonomus grandis grandis unplaced genomic scaffold, icAntGran1.3 ctg00000501.1, whole genome shotgun sequence encodes these proteins:
- the LOC126749680 gene encoding histone H2A has product MSGRGKGGKVKGKAKTRSSRAGLQFPVGRIHRLLRKGNYAERVGAGAPVYLAAVMEYLAAEVLELAGNAARDNKKTRIIPRHLQLAIRNDEELNKLLSGVTIAQGGVLPNIQAVLLPKKTDNKAK; this is encoded by the coding sequence ATGTCGGGTCGTGGCAAAGGAGGCAAAGTTAAAGGAAAGGCAAAGACTCGCTCTAGCCGTGCCGGACTTCAGTTCCCTGTAGGCCGTATCCATCGTTTACTTCGCAAGGGCAACTATGCTGAACGAGTTGGTGCCGGTGCTCCCGTCTACTTGGCAGCAGTGATGGAATACCTTGCAGCTGAAGTATTGGAATTGGCCGGTAACGCAGCCAGGGACAACAAGAAAACTAGGATAATCCCAAGACATTTACAGTTAGCTATCCGTAATGACGAAGAATTGAACAAACTACTCTCCGGTGTTACTATCGCTCAAGGTGGTGTACTGCCAAATATCCAAGCTGTTTTATTGCCAAAGAAAACTGACAACAAAGC
- the LOC126749687 gene encoding histone H4 codes for MTGRGKGGKGLGKGGAKRHRKVLRDNIQGITKPAIRRLARRGGVKRISGLIYEETRGVLKVFLENVIRDAVTYTEHAKRKTVTAMDVVYALKRQGRTLYGFGG; via the coding sequence ATGACTGGCAGAGGAAAAGGTGGTAAAGGATTGGGAAAAGGAGGCGCAAAACGTCATCGTAAAGTTCTTCGTGATAACATCCAGGGTATTACCAAGCCAGCTATCAGAAGATTGGCGAGGCGTGGTGGAGTCAAGCGTATTTCTGGCTTGATCTACGAAGAGACCCGTGGTGTATTAAAGGTTTTCCTTGAAAACGTGATCAGGGACGCAGTCACCTACACCGAACACGCCAAGAGGAAAACTGTTACCGCCATGGACGTAGTTTATGCCTTAAAACGTCAAGGACGCACTTTGTACGGTTTTGGAGGTTAA
- the LOC126749673 gene encoding histone H1A, sperm-like, producing the protein MADTESVPVASAPPASSPAKKEKKAKAKPTHPPTSEMVNNAIKGLKERGGSSLQAIKKYIAANYKVDAEKVAPFIKKYLKSAVVSGALVQTKGKGASGSFKLPTSGTPAAKQGAAGEKKKAASRKKSPAKKATGEAASAAKPKAKKAASPKVAAKKPAGDKKGKKTTSGEKKVTKTAAAATSAAVAAVKPKSPSKAKKSNKAGPTKKPKAPKPKTAKAPAAKAKKAASPKKKK; encoded by the coding sequence ATGGCCGATACCGAGTCAGTACCAGTAGCTTCTGCCCCACCAGCTAGTTCGCCAgcaaaaaaggagaaaaaagcTAAAGCTAAGCCAACTCATCCACCAACTTCCGAGATGGTAAACAATGCCATCAAAGGCCTTAAAGAAAGAGGAGGATCGTCCCTACAagcaatcaaaaaatatatcgCCGCCAATTACAAGGTAGATGCTGAAAAAGTGGCACCGTTTATAAAGAAGTATCTAAAGTCTGCTGTAGTGTCTGGTGCTTTAGTGCAAACTAAAGGAAAAGGTGCCTCCGGCTCTTTCAAGCTTCCTACCTCCGGTACTCCAGCCGCAAAACAAGGAGCCGCTGGTGAAAAGAAAAAGGCAGCATCTAGGAAGAAGAGTCCTGCGAAAAAAGCCACCGGTGAAGCGGCATCTGCTGCTAAACCAAAGGCGAAAAAGGCAGCATCTCCCAAGGTAGCCGCTAAGAAACCTGCCGGCGATAAGAAGGGTAAAAAGACCACCAGCGGAGAGAAGAAAGTGACGAAGACTGCTGCCGCCGCTACTTCTGCCGCTGTAGCTGCAGTCAAGCCAAAGTCACCGTCGAAAGCTAAGAAATCAAATAAGGCCGGTCCAACTAAGAAGCCCAAGGCTCCTAAGCCAAAAACGGCAAAGGCTCCAGCTGCCAAGGCAAAAAAAGCCGCTTCTCCCAAaaagaagaagtaa